The DNA window GAGACCATCACCCGCCGCTTGCGGCGGAACTCCACCCAGGGCCCGAGCGGCACCGCCACCACCGCGGCGACCGCCATGCCCGCGGCGGCCAGCACCGACACCTCGGTCGTCCCGGCGTCCAGAACGAGGATCGCGATCAGCGGGAACGCGTCGAAGGCGAGCCATGTGCCGAGCGCGCTGACCGCGTACGCCGCCCAGAGCCATCCGAACTGCCGCCCCAGCGATCGACTCGCCACCATCATCGGCGCACCCTCCCCCTCGCTCCCGCGGCCCGGACAGCCGGACGTCGACCAGCGCGATCAAAGCGAGCAGCACACCGGCGGGTCAAATATCCGGCGCGGCGCCGTCGAGCGCGGGCCGGACCCGGTCGGCGGGCTCCCGCAGCGCCGCGCGGAAGGCCGCCGTGACGCCGGTGTCGAGGAGCACCAGGGTCTCGCCGGTCGGGATGCCGCCTCCGCCGTAGGGTGAACCCCGCACGCGACGGGCAAGGAGCCGGAGGAGGCGGAGATGGCCGACATGACGCCGGCCGGGGCGACGGTCGACGCGGTGATGGCCGAGCTGGCCGGCCTCGAGGACCCCAAGGCACGCGCGGTCAACGAGAGGCACGGTGACGATCACGGTGTGAACCTCGGCAAGCTCCGCGCGCTCGCGAAGCGGCTGAAGACGCAGCAGGACCTCGCGTGCCGGCTCTGGGAGACGGACGACACCGCGGCGCGGCTCCTCGCGCTGCTGATCTGCCGCCCCAAGGCGTTCGGGCGCGACGAGCTGGACAGCATGCTGCGCGAGGCGCGCACGCCCAAGGTGCACGACTGGCTCGTGAACTACGTGGTGAAGAAGAGCCCGCACGCCGAGGAGCTGCGCGTGGCCTGGTCCGCCGACCCGGATCCGGTGGTCGCGAGTGCGGGCTGGGCGCTGACCACCGACCGCGTGGCGAAGAAGCCCGAGGGCCTCGACCTCGGGGGTCTGCTCGACGTCGTCGAGGCGGAGATGAAGGACGCCCCGGACCGCCTGCAGTGGGCGATGAACCACTGTCTGGCCCAGATCGGGATCGAGCACGCCCAGCACCGCGCCCGTGCGCTCGACATCGGCGAGCGCCTGGAGGTGCTCAAGGACTACCCGACGTCCCCGGGCTGCACGTCCCCCTTCGCACCGGTATGGATCACCGAGATGGTGCGCCGGCAGGCCTGAGCCCCTACGGGGGGTCCGCGGAGCCGCTCAGCGCAGTACGGCCGACAACAGGTCGGAGCCCAGCGCCGTCAGGTCGGGCACGTTGAGGGTGTAGCGGACGTAACGGCCGTCGCGCCGGCCCGTGAGCAGGCCCGCGCGGCGCAGGACGGCCAGGTGGCGCGACACCTCCGGGGCCGAGAGCTCCCAGGCGTGGGCCAGCTCACCGGTGGTGTGCGGACCACGGGCCAGGGTGCGCAGCAGCCGCAGCCGCACCGGATGGGCGAGCGCCTCCAGCCGCAGCGTGACGGTCTCCAGTGACACCGGCTCCGCGGGACCCGGCTCGGCCACGGGGTACTGCACCACCGGCTGCCACCCGGGCGCGTGGACCGCCACCAGGTGCGGGCGGTTGAACACACTGGGAATGAAGGTGACCCCGGCGCCGCGGGCGGCGGTCGCCTTGTCCTGCAGCTTGTCCACGATGATGCAGTCGCCGTCCGGGGCCAGGGTGACCGCGCCGGATACCGCCGCGAGCGCCGCCCCGATGCCCTGGCGCTTGAGCAGGTCGTTCTTCAGGCGCAGGTCGGTGGCGAGCCGCACGGCGACGCCCGTCCAGGCGGCGTCGAAGAAGGCCTCGGCGTACTGTTCGAGGGTGTGGCGCACCCGCTCCCGCACGGCGGCCGGGTCGGCGAGCAGCCGTTCCGCGAAGGCCTCCTGCCGCGCGCCGCGTGCTTGGGCCAGGTCCAGGGCCCGCTCGCGCGCCGTCGCGTCGGTGAGCGGGGACGGCGCGGCGAAGTGGACCCGGTTGCCGCCGCAGGTGGTGACGAGCGCGGCGGTCACGTACGTCTCGTCGTCGATCCGGTCCACGTCGTCCAATTCCTCGGCGAGGGTGGGCCGGGGCCGGGCGGGGAGCAGGAAGTCGGCCTGTGAGGAACGCCAGAGGAACTCCGCCTCCCGCAACCGCTCGGCCAGCTCCGGGGGCAGCCCGGCCCAGACCTCCCCGGCCCAGCCGGCGTGCCGCGGATGGTGCCCGGGTTCGGCCAGCACGTGCAGCATCGCCGTCAGCTCGGCCAGCGGGGAGGCGGCGAACCGCAGTTGCCCCGATCGCGGGCCGCTGATGTCGATCCTCAACGTCACCCCCTCATCATCGCCGACCGGAGGGCCGGCGACGGCGTCGATTGACGGACACCGTCAACCCGCGCGGCCGTTCCGGGGACCGAACGCAGGGTGGGCGCCATGGCAACCACCACCAAGATCCGTCCCCGTGCCCTCCTGCGGGCCTCCGGGGGCCCGCGCTACGCCGTCGCCCTGGCCGTGGACGCGCTCGGAACCGGCCTGCTGCGGCCCTTCCTGCTGATCTACGGCGTGACGGTGCTGCGGCTGTCCGCGCCGGCCACCGGCATCGCCATGACGGCCGGGGTCGTCGTGGGGCTGGTGTGCATGCCCGCGGTGGGCCGGTGGCTGGACCGGGGGGCGCGCAGCAGGGTCGTGGCGGCCTCGATGCTGGTGAGGGCGGTGGGCGTGGCGCTGCTGCTGGCCACCCCGACGGGGCACGTCTGGCTGTTCGCGACGGCCGCGCTCTTCCTGGGCGCCGGCAACCAGGCGTGGCCGGCCGCCCACGCTGCCCTCGTGGCCACCGTCGCCCACGGCCGGGAGCGCGATGCCGCTCTCGCGGGCGGCCGCGCCCTGCGCAACGCCGGGCTGGGCGTGGGCGCCCTCCTCGCCACCGTATGCCTGGCGGGCGGTACCAGCGCACTGCAGGCGCCGGCAGCCGTCACCGGGCTCGCCTACCTCACCGCGGCGGCCCTGGCCTGGTCGGTCCACGTCCGCGCGGATCCGGCAGCCGCCACCGCGGCCGACGGCACGGACGCCGGGCCGGCGCCCCGGACGCGGGCGCTGCTGGGGGCCAACGTGATCTACGTCTTCTGCCTCAACGTGCCCGAAATCGCGCTCCCGCTGGTTCTGTTGACGCAGCTGGACGCCTCCCCGGTGTGGGCGGCGGCCATCTTCGTGGCCAACACGGTGCTGGTGGTCACCCTGCAGGTTCCGGTCACCGTCCTGCTGTCGCGTTTCTCCCGGCGGACCGTGCTGGCCTTCGCCGGCGTGGTACTCGCCGTGTCCTACCTCGGCTTCCTTGCGGCCACCTCCCTGGGGCCCGGCTGGGGTGCCCCGGCCGTCGCCGCGGTGGCCGTGGTCTGCACCCTCGGCGAGATCGTCTACGCCGGCAGCGCCACCGCGCTCGTCACCGCCCTCGCCCCGGCCCATGCCCTGGGACGCACCCTCGCCCGCTTCGAACTCTCCTCGGGCTTCGGCCTCGCCGTCTCCCCGGCGGCCATCACCGCTCTCGCCCCCCACGGCCCGGCCGCCCTCTGGGGCAGCCTCGCCGCCGCGACGCTGCTCTCCGCCGGCGCCGTCGCCACCGAGAAGGACCCGGAGCAGCCCGTACCGCCGCCGGCCGGCCCCCGCTCTCCCACGACCGCCGGGACCCCACTGGATCAGCCCGAGGCAAATAAACCGCTCCTGCGGCCGGTCCCACGCGTGGCGACGGGCGCCGCGGTTTATCCGGGCCTCCGATGTCATACCGGCCGCATCCCCGGGCAGAAGCGGATATGACTCACAGGAAGAGGTGGACATGAACACCGCAAAAATCGCCTACCGGCCTGTGGGGCTCGCCCTCGGCGCCGCGAGCGGTCTCGCCGCAGGCATGGTCTTCAAACAGGCGTGGAAGATCATCGGCCACCAGGACGACGCCCCCGACGCCATGGACGAGAACCGTTCCTGGCGCGAGATCCTTCTCGCCGCCGCGATCCAGGGCGCGGTCTTCGCGGCCGTCAAGGCCGCTGTCGACCGCGCCGGGGCGACCGGCGTGCGACGCCTCACCGGGACGTGGCCGGCTTGACGGGAATTCCTTTCCCTCTTGATATGTACTGATTCATGCCGCGAATGCGGGGCAGCCGAGCGCGAGACGGAACGCATTCGCCGTCATGCAGGGCACGGAAAGCTCTGATTCACCGGAGGAGTTGTTTTCGCGTGACCGAGAACGTGTGGAGTTACAGGCCGGCGGCAGGTCGTCTGCCCGGCACCGACCTCACCGGTTACAAGGTCGAGGCCGCCGACGGCGGCATCGGCAAGGTCGACAAGCACTCGGACGAAGTCACCGACGCCTACCTGGTCGTCGACACGGGCGTGTGGATCTTCGGAAAGGAAGTGCTGCTGCCCGCCAGCACGGTCGTCAGCATCGATCCCGAGGAAGAGCGGATCTACGTCGACCGGACCAAGGACCAGATCAAGGCCGCCCCCGAATTCCACCGGGAGAGCCACCTCGACGACGCGGCGTACCGGGCGGAACTGGGCTCCTACTACGGCGTCGGCGGCACCTTCGGCCGGTTCTGACGACTGCGGCCCGCCCCGTGCCGCGCGGCCCCGGACCCCCGCGGGGGGCCGGGGCCGCGCGTCTGGGCCGTCGTCCTCGGCATCCGGAAGCGGGCCCGTACCCCGGGGCGCCGCTCAACCCGGTGACGGCGCCGGCGCGGGCGGCCGCGCCCGCGGGCCGCGCGCCGGTCGCCGACGTAGCCTGGCGGCATGCGTGAGCACGATCTTGTCGTCATCGGTGCGGGATCCGGCAACGCCGTCATCGACGATTCGTTCGCCGGTCTCGACGTGGCCGTCGTCGAGGAGAGGTGGTTCGGCGGGACCTGTCTGAACGCGGGCTGCATCCCGAGCAAGATGCTCGTCTACACGGCGCACGTGGCCCGGACCGTCAGCGAGGCCGGCACGTACGACGTCGACGCGGAACTGTCGGCCGTGCGCTGGCGGGCGATGCGGGACCGGGTGTTCGGGCGCCTGGACGCCGAGCGCGAAGAGGGCCGCCGAGCCCGCCGGGAAGCGGACTTCGTCACCGTGTACGAGGGGACGGCGCGCTTCACCGGACCGCGGGAACTGCGGATCGAGGGCCCCGACGGCGCCGTCGACATCAAGGCCCGGCAGATCGTCATCGCCGTCGGCGGCCGCCCTTCGGTGCCCCCGCCCGTCCTCGACTCCGCGCTGCCCTACGAGACCTCCGACACGGTCATGCGGATCGACGCCCCGCCCCGCCGCCTGGCCGTCCTCGGCGGCGGGTACGTCGCGGCGGAACTCGCGGAGGTGTTCGCCGCCGCCGGCAGTTCCGTCGTCATCGTCGAGAAGGAGAAGCGGCTGCTCGGCCCCCAGGACGAGACGGTCGCCGAACGGTTCACCGAACTGGCCCGTGCCCGCCACGACCTCAGACTGGGCCGCGAGGTCACCGCGGTCGCCGGCCGTCCGGGCGCGCTGCGGCTGGGCCTCGACGACGGTTCGACGGTCGAGGCGGACATGCTGCTCGTGGCCGTGGGCCGCGTGCCCAACAGCGACCGGCTGAACCTCGAAGCCGCCGGTGTCGCCACCCACGACGACGGCCGCATCGTCGTCGACGCACACCAACGCACCACCGCGGAGGGCGTCTTCGCGCTCGGGGACGTGTGCACCCCGGTACCGCTCAAGCACGTCGCCAACCGCGAGGCGCAGGTCGTCGCGCACAACCTCCGCCACCCCGACGACCTGATCGAGGCCGACCACGAGCTGGTGCCGGCGGCCGTGTTCACCCGCCCCCAGATCGCCTCGGTCGGCGCCACCGAGCAGGAGTGCCGAGACCGGGGGCTGGACATCGTGGTGGGCGAGGCGCGGTACGCCGACGTCGCCTACGGCTGGGCGATGGAGGACACCACCGGCTTCTGCAAGGTCCTCGCCGAACGGGGCACCGGCCGCCTGCTCGGCGCCCACCTCATGGGCCCGCAGGCCCCCGCCCTCATCCAGCCCCTCGTCCTCGCGATGACCCTGGGCATCGACGCGGCCACCCTCGCCAAGTCCCCGTACTGGATCCACCCGGCGCCCACCGAGCTCGTCGAGAACGCCCTGCTCGACCTCGACCTCGACCTCTGGCCCCGCGCGTGAGCGGGCCCGGTCGGGACACAAGCGCGATGTGCTGAAAATACTTGTGGTTGCCGTCCTCGGCTCGCTCGCGGCGGGCGCCGCGCTCGCCACCGCCCTGGTCTCGCCCTGGTGGTCGGCGGCGGCCGCCCCGCTGCTCCTGCTCGCTCTGCTGGCCGTCCACGACGTCGTGCAACGACAGCACTCCGTCCTGCGGAACTACCCCGTGTTCGGACATCTCCGCTTCGTGATGGAAGCACTGCGGCCCGAACTCCAGCAGTACTTCATCGAGCGGAACTTCGACGGCCGCCCCTTCGACCGAGACACCCGCAGCATCGTCTACGAACGCGCCAAGGGCACCGACGCGGAGGAGCCCTTCGGCACCGAACTCGACCTCTACCGGTCCGGCAGCGAATACCTCGTCCCGTCCATGGCGCCCCGGCCGGTGAGCACCGCCGCGCCCCGGGTCCGCATCGGTGGCCCCGACTGCACCCGGCCCTACGACATGGCGCTGCTCAACGTCTCGGCGATGAGCTTCGGCTCGCTGTCGGCCAATGCCGTACTCGCGCTCAACACCGGCGCGCGGCTCGGCGGCTTCGCCCACGACACCGGCGAGGGCGGCCTGTCGGACTACCACCTTCGCCCCGGCGGGGACCTCGTCTGGGAGATCGGCACCGGCTACTTCGGCTGCCGGACCGACGAAGGCGGGTTCGACGAGCGGAAGTTCGCCGAGAAGGCGGCGTACGAGCAGGTCAAGTGCGTGCTGCTGAAGGTCAGCCAGGGAGCCAAACCCGGCATGGGAGGCGTTTTGCCGGGTGCCAAGGTGAACGCGGAGATCGCGAAGGTCCGCGGCGTGCCGCAGGGCCGGACCGTCCTCTCGCCGCCCTTCCACCGCGTGTACTCCACCCCGCGCGAGCTGGTGCGCTTCCTGGCCCGGATGCGCGAGCTCGCCGGCGGCAAGCCCGTCGGGTTCAAGCTGTGCGTCGGATCGCGCCGCGAGTTCCTGGCTGTGTGCAAGGCCATGCTGGAAGAGGGCAGCACCCCGGACTTCATCGTCGTCGACGGCGCGGAGGGCGGCACGGGCGCGGCGCCGCTGGAGTTCGTGGACAACGTCGGCCTGCCCCTCGGGGAAGGACTGATGGCCGTGCACAACGCACTCGTGGGCTGCGGGCTGCGCGACCGCGTCCGCATCGGCGCCAGCGGCAAGGTCGCCACCGGAAGCGACCTCGTCAAACGCCTGCTCCAGGGAGCCGACTACACCAACGCCGGCCGCGCCATGATGTTCGCGATCGGCTGCATCCAGGCCCAGCGCTGCCACACCAACACCTGCCCCGTCGGCGTCGCCACTCAGGACGAGCGGCGCGCCCGCGCCGTCGACGTCCCCGACAAGTCGCAGCGCGTACGCCGCTACCAGGAGGCCACGGTCAAGAGCGCCCTCCAGATCATGGCCTCCATGGGGGTCGACGACCCGCGCGGGCTCGGCCCCCACATGCTGCTCCACCGGGTCGACCCGCACACCGTCCGCTCCTACGCCGAACTCCACACCTGGCTCACCCCCGGCCAGCTGCTCGCATCGCCCCCCGCCGACTGGGCATGCGACTGGCAGGCGGCCGACCCGGACCGCTTCACGCACTGAACACGGCCCCCGCACCACGGGGCCGCACCGCACCGAAAGGGCACTTCCTGTGGCACGTACCGTCGCCCACGTCATCGTCGACTCGCTCAAGGAACTGGGCGTCCAGCACGTCTTCGGCGTCGTCGGAGACGCCCTGAACCCACTGACCGACGCGATCCGCACCACCGACGGCCTGGAGTGGGTCGGCTGCCGGCACGAGGAGGCCGCGGCCTTCGCCGCCGGAGCGCAGTCCCAGCTCTCCGGCACCCTCGGCGTGTGCATGGGCACGGTGGGGCCGGGCTCCGTACACCTCCTGAACGGTCTCTACGACGCCGCCAAGAGCCGTGCCCCCGTCCTCGCCATCTGCGGGCAGGTACCCCTGGCCGAGATCGGCAGCGACTACTTCCAGGAAGTCGACAACGACCTGCTCTTCCGCGACGTGGCCGTCTACCGCGCCACCGTCACCTCCCCGGAGCAGATGCCGCGGATGCTGGAATCCGCCGTACGCGCCGCCATCAGCCAGGGCGGGGTGGCGGTCCTGACCGTACCCGGTGACCTGGGCGACCAGGAGCTGACCGAGGACCGCCCCACCCGGTTCGCCCTCGACCGCGCCGTCACCCGCCCGGACGATCCGGCCCTCGCCGAGGCCGCCGAACTCCTCAACTCCGCCTCCCGCGTCACCCTGCTCGTCGGCCGCGGTGCCCGCGACGCCCGCGCCGAGGTGCTCCGCACCGCCGAGCGGCTCACCGCACCCATGGTGCTCACCCTCAAGGCGAAGGAGGGGTTCGAGGACGGCAACGCCTTCCAGGTGGGCCAGACCGGGCTCATCGGCAACCCCGCTGCCGCCCACGCGCTCGACCACGGCGAGGCGCTCCTGATGCTGGGCACCGACTTCCCCTACCGCGACTGGTACCCGAAGGACTGCAAGGTCGTCCAGATCGACACCCGCGAGGAGAACCTCGGCCGCCGGGTGCCCGTGGACGTGGGCCTGTCCGGAGACGTGGGGGCGACGCTGCGGGCCCTGCTGCCGCTTCTGGAGGAGACGTCCGACCGGACGCACCTGGACGACGCGCGGGAACGGTTCACCCAGTGGCAGGAAGGCCAGCAGCGCCTCGCCGACCCGGCCCACGAACGCCGCTGGACCGGCAAGCTGCGGGCGGTCCTGGACAACAGGGACCACCAGATCCGCCCGGAGGCCCTGGCCGCCGCGGTGGACGCGTACGCGGCCGACGACGCCGTGTTCACGTCCGACACCGGTATGGCGACCGTCTGGCTCTCCCGCTTCGTCACGATGCGCGGCAGCCGGCGCCTGATCGGCTCCTACAACCTCGGCTCGATGGCCAACGCCATGCCCCAGGCGCTCGGGGCACAGCTGTGGGCGCCGGACCGCCAGATCGTCGCCTTCTGCGGCGACGGCGGCCTGAGCATGCTGCTGGGCGACCTCATGACGATCAAGACGTACCGACTGCCGGTGAAGCTGGTCGTCTTCGACAACCGCCGCCTGGGCATGGTCAAGCTCGAACAGGAGCAGGCCGGCCTGCCCGAGTTCGGCACGGAACTCGACAACCCCGACTTCGCCGCCGTCGCCACCGCCCTCGGCATCACCGGCATCCGCGTCACCGACCCGGCCGATCTCCACGACAGCGTGCGCAGGGCGCTGGAGACTCCGGGCCCGGTCCTGCTGGACGTCCTGACCAATCCCGAGGAGGTGGCCGTACCCGGCAAGCCGACCGTGAGCCAGGGGTGGGGCTTCGCCATCGCCAAGGTCAAGGAGATCCTTCCGAGCCGGGAAGGCTGACCGGGCACGCCGGATCCGGCGCGGGTGTTCCCGTTTCGCACGCGTGATCGGCCCATTGCCGGGTAACCGCGCGGTACCCCGCCGGGCAGGCAACGCCCGGCGGGCACACGGGCGTTGCGGGGCAGCGGCGAGCGCCGCGCCACCCGTACGAACGCGAAGCACTTGAGGGAGAGGGACCCCGATGACGACGGAGCCACGCGGCGATGTGCGCGTTCAGGAAACGGCCAGACGGGATGCCGGCGCGGACGGCCGCGACGAGACCGTGGACGAACGCGCGGACCGGCAGTGGCAGGAACTCATCCAGGAGATACGCGTCGCCCAGACCGGCGTCCAGATCCTCTTCGGATTCCTGCTCACGGTCGCCTTCACCCCCGCCTTCCACGGGCTCGCGCAGACCGACAAGACGATCTACATAGTGACCGTGCTGCTGGGCTCGCTGGCGACGGGCGCGCTGATCGGACCGGTCGCCCTCCACCGCATCGTCACGGGCCGCCGCATCAAACCGAAGGCGGTCGCCTGGGCCGGGCGCCTGACCCTGACTGGCCTCGTCCTGCTGCTGGCCACCTGCACCGCGGCGCTCTTCCTCGTCCTGCGGGTCGCCACCCACAACGCCATCGTGCCGTGGCTCGTGGGCGGCGTGCTGACCTGGTACCTGCTGTGCTGGTTCGCGCTGCCCCTGTGGGCCCGGATCCGCGAGACCACCGAGAACTGACGGCCGGGCCGTCTGAGAGCGATGCGGCGGGGTAGTCGCTGGAGACCATCACCGGAGGAGGCCGACATGACGGCGCACGAGAAGAACCGGCGTCACCCGCGCACCACCCCGTCCGAGGCGGTCGGGGAGAGCGGGGACCGCGAGGCCCGGCAGCAGGCGGACGACGCCGTCGTCCGGGGTTCGGGCGCGGACGACGCCGATGCCGGAGGCCATGAGGCCAAGCGCTCGCGCCCGGGCATCGGCCGCGAGGAACAGGTCGAGCCGGACCCCGACGGCAAGCGCCCGTCGGGCGGCGAAGACCACTGACAACGGCACCGAGCAGGCCTGCCACCCGCAGCCTGCTCCGCGGCCGCGTCCCCCGACAAGGAGTGATCTGCATGCGTACCGCAGAGGCCAGGGCCCTGGGCGTGGCCACCCTCGCATCCGGGGCGGCGGTCGCCTGGCGCCCCGGGCTGCTGGCACGCCCCTGCGGCTTGTCCGAGCAGGGCTCCTCGGCACTGCTGATCCGCGCCCTCGGAGTCCGGGACGCGGTCATCGGCGCCGCGATGGTGACGGTCCCCGCAGGTGTGGCGCTCCGCACCGCGGTCCTGTGCCGGGTCGCGGTCGACGCGGCGGACGCGCTGCTCTTCGGCACCTTCCTGGCTCGCCGCTCCGAGCGTGCCATGGCGGCCACGGCAGCCCTGACCTGGGCGGCGCTGTGCGGCTGGACACTGACCGGCGGCGACGACCGGTCGGTCGCGCCGCTCGTGGAGGACGCGGCCAACGTCGCCGTACGGGCCGCGCGGTCCGCCACGCGCGCGGATCTCTGACAACACCCCATGGACGCCCGCGCTCGGGGCCGGGCCGGCGCCGTCTCTCGGGTGAGGGGTGTAAGCGCTTCGATCAGGGGCAGCCGATGATCACGTGCGACCGGAAATCGCGAAAGGAACCGCTCATGCTCATGGCTCACCCGGCTGTCCTCTCCGGCCTCGTCGAACGCTACTGGGCCCTGTCGGTCCTGAGCGCCGAGAGCGGGAGCCCCGAAGCCCACGGCCGGCTGGAAGACGTGGCGGCCACCCTGTGCGTCGCGACCGGCACCTCGGACGTGCACGCCGCCCTGACCGCGGCCCGCTACCGGCTCCCCGGCGCGCGGACCTTCGACGACTCGATCCTCGGCCCCCGGCCGGCCACGCGGCACCGCACCCACGCCTGACCCGGCGGAGCGGGTGGGGCCCGGCCCGGCCAGGCCAGGCCCCCTACCGCCGGTCGCCCGCCAGGGCGCGGGTGCCCGGAGCACAGTGCTCGCGCAGCGCCGCCAGCTCGGCCGGGGGCAGGCGGCGGGACGCGCCGCGCCGGCCGCCGTCCAGAAGCGCGGCACCGGCGTCGAGCCACCGCGGGAGGGGCTCGACGCCGATGAACCGGGCCAGTCGCGTCAGCTCCTCGCGGGGCTCGTCGAGGAGGTCCTCGTAGGCGAGCGTGGTCCGCAGCGGCGCGGGCACCTCGCCGAGGCGGGCCACACCCCGGACGACGATGTCCGACCACAGCTCCGCGAAGCCGGCCGACGGCAGGTCGCGGTCCAGGACCAGCGCGGAATCGAAACGCTCCGCCAGCAGCTGCGACAGTTCGGGCGGCAAGGACCGGACCTGGTCCTCGGTCAGGTCCTCGACGCGCGCGGCGCCGGTCTGGGTGAGAATGTCCCGCAGCAGGAAGATCAACCGGTAGCCCGTGTGCCGGCTCATGGACAGCGCGCAGTCCGGCCCGTCCCGGAACAGGTGCACGAAGCGGGCCTGCGGGAAGGCCTGGCGCAGCAGCGGCACCCGCTCCAGTGAATAGCCCGACCGCTCCACCACCGCGCCGCGCCCGAAACGTGTGCACAGCAGGCCGAACAGGGCCTCGTAGTGGCCGGCGGCGGTTCGCTCCGGCCAGCCGCACACCTGCTTCTCCAGCTCGTCGAACAGGCCGTCCGGGTCGTCGGTCAGGTGCGGAAGCACCATCAGGGACAGGGCGGGGATGCCGGTGGTGTCCGTCGCGAAGCGCCCGGGGCGGCGCGGGTACACGAACTCCGGCATAGGCACCCCGCTGCGGATCATCCGCTCGAACAGCGGATTGGGGTCGGCCAGCAGTCGCCAGAACTCCGTGCCTCCCAGGGTGCCCGCCGGGAAGCCGCGGCTCTGCACCGACGACAGCAGCTCGTTCAGGCTGAGTACGTCCGGATGCGCGTTGACGATGCCCGACAGCGCGGTCGACCCACTGCGGCCCGTGCCCACAACGAACGTCAGCGTGCGCATGCCGGCAGTCCCCTTCGACGACGATCCGTACCGATCGCCACCAGGCTTCCCCGGGCCCGGCCATCCGACCCCTCGGGTCCGCGGCTCACCACCCGGGGGCGGGGTATCTCGGTGCCTTGCGGCGCACACGGGAAGCGGCGTACCCGGTCAGGGCCGGGAGGAACGTCGAGCCGAGCAGCAGCGGGACGAAACGGCCGGGTGCCGGGGCGGCCCCTCGCCCGGCTTGCAGGGCCGACGGCGGGGTGGGCCTGGCCGGGGTACGGCGCATTGTTGACACCTGCCGGACGGCGTGCGAAAAAGACTTCAGGGCGTGTTCGCCAACTGCTTCCTCGTCTGAGGTGCGCTTCTCCTCATGACCGGGCCGCCGCACCTGCCGGTGCCTTCGCCGGGGACGGGGTCGGGGCCGACGTCGCGTGCAACTCACCGTCTCCTGCCTGAGTCTCGTCGAACAGCGGGCACACCACCGCATATGTGAACGGACAACTCTGCCTTGACCATGATTCCCGGATCCCGTGTCCCCGGGCGGACCTGGACCGTCCGTCTGACCGGCCACGGCGACCACACCGTCTCCGTCAGCTGCAGCACCGAGGCGTGCCGCATGCCGCCCCGCTCCAAGGACACCGCCGCCATGCGCCGGTTCGCCGCCGAGCACGCACGCGCCCACGCCCGGCTCGCCACCGTGCGTCCCCACGCCGCGTGTGCCTGCGGGGCCGCCGAATGCGGATTCCACGAGGACACCAGAGCCTCCTGCACCGGCGCACCGCTCCTCGTCCTCATCCACAACCCGGCCGTCGGCCAGGTCTGGACCCT is part of the Streptomyces subrutilus genome and encodes:
- a CDS encoding DNA alkylation repair protein, producing MADMTPAGATVDAVMAELAGLEDPKARAVNERHGDDHGVNLGKLRALAKRLKTQQDLACRLWETDDTAARLLALLICRPKAFGRDELDSMLREARTPKVHDWLVNYVVKKSPHAEELRVAWSADPDPVVASAGWALTTDRVAKKPEGLDLGGLLDVVEAEMKDAPDRLQWAMNHCLAQIGIEHAQHRARALDIGERLEVLKDYPTSPGCTSPFAPVWITEMVRRQA
- a CDS encoding DUF5937 family protein, whose translation is MTLRIDISGPRSGQLRFAASPLAELTAMLHVLAEPGHHPRHAGWAGEVWAGLPPELAERLREAEFLWRSSQADFLLPARPRPTLAEELDDVDRIDDETYVTAALVTTCGGNRVHFAAPSPLTDATARERALDLAQARGARQEAFAERLLADPAAVRERVRHTLEQYAEAFFDAAWTGVAVRLATDLRLKNDLLKRQGIGAALAAVSGAVTLAPDGDCIIVDKLQDKATAARGAGVTFIPSVFNRPHLVAVHAPGWQPVVQYPVAEPGPAEPVSLETVTLRLEALAHPVRLRLLRTLARGPHTTGELAHAWELSAPEVSRHLAVLRRAGLLTGRRDGRYVRYTLNVPDLTALGSDLLSAVLR
- a CDS encoding MFS transporter, with the protein product MATTTKIRPRALLRASGGPRYAVALAVDALGTGLLRPFLLIYGVTVLRLSAPATGIAMTAGVVVGLVCMPAVGRWLDRGARSRVVAASMLVRAVGVALLLATPTGHVWLFATAALFLGAGNQAWPAAHAALVATVAHGRERDAALAGGRALRNAGLGVGALLATVCLAGGTSALQAPAAVTGLAYLTAAALAWSVHVRADPAAATAADGTDAGPAPRTRALLGANVIYVFCLNVPEIALPLVLLTQLDASPVWAAAIFVANTVLVVTLQVPVTVLLSRFSRRTVLAFAGVVLAVSYLGFLAATSLGPGWGAPAVAAVAVVCTLGEIVYAGSATALVTALAPAHALGRTLARFELSSGFGLAVSPAAITALAPHGPAALWGSLAAATLLSAGAVATEKDPEQPVPPPAGPRSPTTAGTPLDQPEANKPLLRPVPRVATGAAVYPGLRCHTGRIPGQKRI
- a CDS encoding DUF4235 domain-containing protein; this translates as MNTAKIAYRPVGLALGAASGLAAGMVFKQAWKIIGHQDDAPDAMDENRSWREILLAAAIQGAVFAAVKAAVDRAGATGVRRLTGTWPA
- a CDS encoding PRC-barrel domain-containing protein — translated: MTENVWSYRPAAGRLPGTDLTGYKVEAADGGIGKVDKHSDEVTDAYLVVDTGVWIFGKEVLLPASTVVSIDPEEERIYVDRTKDQIKAAPEFHRESHLDDAAYRAELGSYYGVGGTFGRF
- a CDS encoding mycothione reductase; protein product: MREHDLVVIGAGSGNAVIDDSFAGLDVAVVEERWFGGTCLNAGCIPSKMLVYTAHVARTVSEAGTYDVDAELSAVRWRAMRDRVFGRLDAEREEGRRARREADFVTVYEGTARFTGPRELRIEGPDGAVDIKARQIVIAVGGRPSVPPPVLDSALPYETSDTVMRIDAPPRRLAVLGGGYVAAELAEVFAAAGSSVVIVEKEKRLLGPQDETVAERFTELARARHDLRLGREVTAVAGRPGALRLGLDDGSTVEADMLLVAVGRVPNSDRLNLEAAGVATHDDGRIVVDAHQRTTAEGVFALGDVCTPVPLKHVANREAQVVAHNLRHPDDLIEADHELVPAAVFTRPQIASVGATEQECRDRGLDIVVGEARYADVAYGWAMEDTTGFCKVLAERGTGRLLGAHLMGPQAPALIQPLVLAMTLGIDAATLAKSPYWIHPAPTELVENALLDLDLDLWPRA
- a CDS encoding FMN-binding glutamate synthase family protein, translated to MLKILVVAVLGSLAAGAALATALVSPWWSAAAAPLLLLALLAVHDVVQRQHSVLRNYPVFGHLRFVMEALRPELQQYFIERNFDGRPFDRDTRSIVYERAKGTDAEEPFGTELDLYRSGSEYLVPSMAPRPVSTAAPRVRIGGPDCTRPYDMALLNVSAMSFGSLSANAVLALNTGARLGGFAHDTGEGGLSDYHLRPGGDLVWEIGTGYFGCRTDEGGFDERKFAEKAAYEQVKCVLLKVSQGAKPGMGGVLPGAKVNAEIAKVRGVPQGRTVLSPPFHRVYSTPRELVRFLARMRELAGGKPVGFKLCVGSRREFLAVCKAMLEEGSTPDFIVVDGAEGGTGAAPLEFVDNVGLPLGEGLMAVHNALVGCGLRDRVRIGASGKVATGSDLVKRLLQGADYTNAGRAMMFAIGCIQAQRCHTNTCPVGVATQDERRARAVDVPDKSQRVRRYQEATVKSALQIMASMGVDDPRGLGPHMLLHRVDPHTVRSYAELHTWLTPGQLLASPPADWACDWQAADPDRFTH